In Pseudomonas leptonychotis, the genomic stretch TGGTGCATCGAAAACCGGTGGTCAGCAGCATGCGCATGCGCCAGCCCCAGCTTTCGGTGATGTCCATACGCCGTTGCGGCGGTGCGATCAATGCCATGCCCACCAGACGGTCATCAATCAGCAGGCCGATACCCGGCAGGTCTTCAGAAAAGTGCTGCTGCACCAGCTCACGCACTGTGGCGCGCACGCGCTGGTCGTAACCTGGCCGCTCGGCTTCAAACAGGTAGGCAAAGGTCGGGTCATGACGATAGGCGTGATACAGCAGAGAGCGCGCTTCACGGGCATAACCGCCATCAAGCATACGAACTTCAGCGGGGCTGTTGGGCATAGGGCTGACCTCTGTTTTTATTGGTTTATCGAGCCTTGCGCCACGTTAGCACCGCCGCCCGGTAGCCGCCACAGGCTGGTCGGCGCGCGGTCTAATCGGCTAGCATCACGGGCTATCCAACGCCTCAGTCAGGACTGCCGCCCATGAAGATCGTTTCCTTCAATATCAATGGCCTGCGTGCACGCCCACACCAATTGGCAGCGCTGATCGATAAGCACCAACCCGATGTCATCGGCCTGCAAGAAACCAAAGTCTCAGACGAGCAGTTCCCCGAAGCGGAAATCCGTAAGCTCGGTTACCACGTGTATTACCACGGCCAGAAAGGCCATTACGGCGTCGCCCTGCTCTCGCGCCAGGAGCCGCTAAGCCTGCACAAAGGCTTCCCCGGTGATGCCGAGGACGCCCAACGGCGCTTTATTTACGGCACCTTCGCCGATGCCCAGGGCAACCCAGTCACGGTGATGAATGGCTACTTCCCCCAGGGTGAAAGCCGCGACCATCCGACCAAGTTCCCGGCCAAGCAGCGCTTTTACGCCGACTTGCAGCAATTGCTGCTAAGCCAGTTCAGCCCCGAACAAGCGCTGGTGGTGATGGGTGATATCAACATCTCAACCGAGGACATTGATATTGGCATCGGTGAACCGAACCGCCTGCGCTGGCTAAAAACCGGTAAGTGCAGCTTCCTGCCGGAAGAGCGTGAGTGGCTAGCCACTCTGAAAAGCTGGGGCCTGGTCGACAGCTTTCGCCAGCTCTATCCGCAGGTGAATGACCGTTTCAGTTGGTTTGATTACCGCAGCCGTGGCTTCGAGGATGAACCGAAACGCGGGCTGCGTATTGACGTGATCCTCACGTCACAAGCGCTGCAGGCCCGTATCAAAGAGGCGGGGGTCGATTACGATTTGCGCGGCATGGAAAAACCCTCGGATCATGCGCCTATTTGGCTTCAGCTTGGCCAGTAAGCCCGGAATAGAAACCTCATCCGTATAAGTGACTGTCATATTGCAGTCACTTTTTTGTCTTATCGTCGCGGCACTTTCACTCACCCATACAAGGTGTTTGCCGCATGCTGCGCGCCCGCTCTGCTTCTGATCGTGAAACCTGGACCCGTGCCTTTAGCTTCCTGCTGCTGGGTTCTATTTGCTATGCCTTGCCCTGGTCTGTGTTCGCTGCGCTGCCCATCCCTTATGACGACAGCAGCGTGTTGCGTATTCAGGGCTCCAATACCATCGGTGCGCGGCTAGGTCCGGCCTTGGTCAAGGGCTTGTTGGAAGAACAAGGCCTGAGTGCGATTCGTATTGAAGCCGGCGCAGCCGAAAACGAGCAGAGGATCATTGGTAAGAGCGCCGATGGTCGTACGGTGAGCATTGAGGTAGCCGCCCACGGTTCGGGCACCGGCTTTACTGCACTGGCCGATGGCAGCGCCGAATTGGCCGCTTCGTCACGACCGATCAAAGACAGCGAAGCCGCCAGCCTGCAAGCGCTGGGTGATCTTAAAAGCGCCAGCGCCGAGCAGATTATCGCCCTCGATGGTCTGGCTATCATCCTGCACCCAGGCAACCCCCTCTCCGCGTTAAGCACCGTGCAACTGGCGCAAATATTTGCGGGCGAAATTACCGACTGGGCACAGCTTGGTGCACCAGCCGGCGCCATCACCTTGTACGCACGTGATGACAAATCCGGCACCTACGACACCTTTAAGGAGCTGGTGCTCAGTGCCAACGGCAAAGCTCTGGCCCCTGGCGCCAAGCGTTTTGAGTCCAGCGAAAAACTTTCCGACTTGGTCAGTCAGGACCCTAACGGCATCGGCTTTATCGGTCTGCCCTATATTCGCCAGGCCAAAGCCGTGGCAATTGCCGCCGGCGAGTCGCAGCCCATGCTGCCAAGCCTGACCCTGATCGCCACCGAAGACTATCCGCTGTCACGCCGACTGTTTTTGTACAACCAACCGGACTTGAATAATCCGTGGGCCCGCGCCCTGGTGAAGTTCGCCCACAGCCCGCGTGGCCAGGCGATTGTCGACCAGAACGGTTTTATCGCGCAGACCGTGCAGGCGGTAACAATCGCGCAGAATCCGGACATGCCGCCGCGTTACCAAGCTCTCGCCAAGGCTGCACAACGCCTGTCGGTGAATTTTCGCTTCCAGGAAGGCAGTGCCAACCTTGATAACAAAGCCTTGCGCGACATCAAACGACTGATGAGTTACCTGAATGCCCAGGATAAGTTGCGCAATAAGGTGGTGCTGGTCGGCTTTGGCGACGCCAAGACCGATCCAGCCCGTGCCGAACTGCTGTCCAAGCTACGCGCCATGGCCGTGCGCCGTGAGCTAAGCAAGCAAGGCGTGATCTTCCGCGAGATCATCGGCCTTGGCGACGAACTGCCGGTGGCCACCAACAGCGCCGATGACGGGCGGATCAAGAACCGCCGAGTGGAAGTCTGGGTGTACTGATGACGTAGCGCCAGAATGCACAAGGCCCGCTATCGCGGGCCTTGTGCTGTAGTAAGCCGGCGCTTTAGCGGCTGGCGTTCATCACTTCTTTCGAGACGTACTTACCGATCTCGAACTTGCCGATGGCCGCGCGGTGTACTTCGTCCGGGCCGTCGGCCAAGCGCAAGGTGCGCTGCATGGCGTACCAGTAGGCCAGCGGGAAGTCGTTAGAGACCCCAGCACCACCGTGAATCTGGATAGCCCGGTCGATCACCTTGAGTGCCACGTTCGGTGCGACCACCTTGATCTGGGCGATTTCACTGGCAGCGACTTTGTTGCCGACGGTGTCCATCATATAGGCCGCGTTGAGGGTCAACAGGCGCGCCATGTTGATCTCCATACGCGAGTCGGCGATCAGGTCGATATTGCCACCCAGACGCGCCAGCGGCTTGCCGAAGGCAGTGCGGTTGATCGAGCGTTCGCACATCAGTTTCAACGCGCGCTCAGCCATGCCAATGGAGCGCATGCAGTGATGAATTCGGCCTGGGCCAAGGCGGCCCTGAGCGATCTCGAAGCCACGGCCCTCACCCAGTAACACGCTGTCGTAAGGCACTCGCACGTTCTCGAACAGCACTTCGGCATGGCCATGCGGTGCGTCGTCGTAACCGAATACGGGCAACGGACGCAGTACTTTCACCCCAGGCGTGTCCATTGGCACCAGAATCATCGAATGCTGGGCATGGCGTGGTGCATCGGGGTTGGTCAGGCCCATAAAGATCATGATCTTGCAGCGTGGATCGCACGCGCCGGAAGTCCACCACTTACGGCCGTTGATCACCCACTCATCACCCTCGCGCACGGCGCTGGCTTCCATATTGGTGGCATCGGAGGACGCAACGCCCGGCTCAGTCATGGCAAAAGCCGAACGAATGGTGCCGTCCAGCAACGGCTTGAGCCATTTCTCTTTCTGCGCCTCATTGGCATAACGCACCAGCACTTCCATATTGCCGGTGTCGGGCGCTGCGCAATTGAACGGCTCTGGGCCGATCAGCGAGCTGCCCATGATTTCGGCCAGCGGCGCGTACTCGCTGTTGGTCAAACCAGCACCCAGCTCGGAATCTGGCAGAAACAGGTTCCACAGACCTTCGGCTTTAGCCTTGGCTTTCAGCTCTTCCATGACCGCAGTCGGCTGCCAACGGTCGCCTTGGTTGACCTGCTGTTCAAACACAGCTTCCGCTGGGTAGACATGGGTTTCCATAAACGCAGTGACGCGTTCACGCAGTTGCTGAACCTTGGGGGAGTAGGCGAAATCCATGGATGGCTACCTTCTGACGCTGATTTTTAGGGAATTCGGTGAGGTGCAAATGATGCTAGAGCAGGGATTAAGATTTATCTAATCTATTCTCACCGTGTATAAACATTCATCACCGATATATGATTCACTAATACCGACAACCTGCGGAGCGAGCGTGTAATGAATCTCAACAAGGTCGATCTCAACCTGTTTGTCGTCTTCGATGCCATCTACACTGAAGCTAATCTGACCCGCGCAGGGCAGATCGTCGGCATTACCCAGCCCGCAGTGTCTAACGCCCTCGCGCGCCTGCGCGAAACCTTTAATGACCCGCTGTTCGTGCGTACCGCTCAAGGCATGGTGCCCACACCGATGGCGCAGAACATCATCAGCCCGGTACGCAATGCCCTGCAGCAGCTGCGCATCTCGGTGCAGGAAAGCCGCATCTTCAACCCTGCCCAAGCCAACAAAACCTTTCGCATCAGCATGACTGACCTCACCGAGGCCATCGTTTTGCCGCCACTGTTTCAACGTCTGCGCCGCATGGCGCCGAACGTGAATATTGAAAGCATGTTGGCGCGCCGCCGTGAAACCACCAAGGAACTGGCCGCCGGTCGATTGGATTTTGCCGTGGATGCACCGCTCAACACCGATCCGCAGGTGCGCCACGTTAAGCTGATGGAAGATCGCTACGTCTGCGCCATGCGCCGTGGTCACCCCATGGCCAAGGACAAACTTAGCCTGGACGAATACATGGGCCTGACCCATATCCATATTTCCAGCCGTCGTAGCGGCTTAGGTCATGTCGACCTGGCACTGGGTCGCATGGGTATTCAGCGCAAGATCGCCCTGCGCTCGCAGCATTACTTGATGGCCACCACCGTGCTGCAAGGCACCGACATGGCCATGACCGTGCCTGAGCGCTTTGCCCGGCGTAACGACCTGCATTATGTGGAGCTGCCGATTAAGGACATGACACCGCTGGAAACCCATCTGTACTGGCACGAAAGCACCGACCAAGACCCGGCCAACCGTTGGATGCGCGAGCAGATCATCGAAATATCTCAGCAAGCCACGGCTCAGGAAAAGAAAGCCTAACGGCGAATGCGCCACGCTATTTGTGAGCAAGTAAATCGCCTGCTAGAGGCCAGCACTATGCTTCAATGACCTGGACGGCCCTGCCTTTGAAACCGCTGGCGATGAGCTCAGGTGCCGCACGAGGAACACAGCATGAATTCAATCCGGATTATCTCCATCGCCCTGATCGTGGCAGGCCTATTAGGGCTGCTGTATGGCGGCTTCAGTTACACCAAGGACACCACCGCAGTGAAGCTCGGCCCGATCGAACTCTCGGTGCAGGAGAAGGAAAGAGTCAACGTGCCAGTTTGGGCGGGTATCGGCGCCATACTCGCCGGCGGTTTGCTGTTCGGCTTTGCCGGCAGAAAGCCTTAGGCCTTCCGTTTACCCCAAGCGCTTAGCTCGGGACCGATCAGGGACGATTGTTTGCCACTTAAACTGCTATTTATCTGCGCCAAGAACCGCCTGCGCAGCCCGACCGCCGAACAGTTGTTCGCTGACTGGCCTGGCGTGGAAACCGCATCGTCCGGCGTCAATCACGACGCTGACACGCCGGTCTGCCCAGAGCTATTGGCCTGGGCGGACCTGATTCTGGTGATGCAACGGATTCATCGCAGCAAACTCACCCGCAAGTTCAAAGCTCAGTTGGGTAGCAAGCGCATCGTCTGCCTGGATATCGCCGACGATTACGCGTTTATGGATCCGGCGCTGATTGACCTGCTAAACACACGGGTACTGCGCTATTTGCCTATACAACAGCCCGCCAGCTAACCGCTTATCCCTGGTCAGCCAGCTTTCGCTTGTATTCTCGGCTCAACACTTCATGGCGTGTTGAGCTAAAAGCGCTAAGCAACTGTTTTTAAAGTGATCATGCCCCGCTAGAAATCCCCCTCACTCGGTGCTTAATTAAGTGAGTTGACTAAATGGGCTCGCAGCTTTACGTTAACGTAAAGGTAAGCAAGAGCGTTGCGCATGTCTGTCATCACCTACTCCATTTCTGAACTGGCCCGCGAGTTGGATATCACCACTCGCGCCATCCGCTTCTATGAAGAACAACAGATGCTCAGCCCTGAGCGGCGTGGCCTTGAGCGTATTTACACCGCCAAGGACAAGGTCACCCTCAAGCTGATCCTGCGCGGCAAGCGCATCGGTTTCTCCCTAGCCGAATGCAAAGAGCTGATTGAGCTGTACGACCCCGTGCACGGCAATCACAAGCAGCTACACACCTTTATGAGCAAGATCGCCGAGCGTCGTGCGCAATTGCAGCAGCAGCTTCTGGACATCGAACAGATGCAGCTTGAGCTCGATACCGCCGAGGAGCGCTGCCTCGCAGCCTTATCCGAAACCGATAAAAAACAAGTGTTTACCTCTTAAACCTAAGAACAATTAATACAGGTGGAACCATGAGCTATCCGTCCCTCAACTTCGGCCTCGGCGAGACCATCGACATGCTGCGTGACGCGGTGCGTCAGTTCGCCCAAGGCGAACTGGCTCCACGTGCCGCGCAGATCGACCGCGACAACGAGTTCCCCATGGACATGTGGCGCAAGTTCGGCGACATGGGCCTGCTCGGCATGACCGTCGCCGAAGAATACGGCGGCACCAACATGGGCTACCTGGCCCACGTGGTGGCCATGGAAGAGATCAGCCGCGCCTCGGCCTCGGTCGGTCTGTCCTACGGTGCTCACTCCAACCTGTGTCTGAACCAGATCCACAAGAACGGCACACCTGAGCAAAAAGCCAAGTACCTGCCCAAGCTCTGCTCCGGCGAGCACATTGGTGCCCTGGCGATGAGTGAGCCTAATGCTGGCTCCGACGTGGTGTCGATGAAACTGCGCGCTGACCGCAAAGGCGATCACTACGTGCTTAACGGCAACAAGATGTGGATCACCAACGGTCCGGATGCCCACACCTACGTGATCTACGCCAAGACTGACGTCGCCGCCGGTTCCAAAGGCATGACCGCCTTTATCGTCGAACGCGACGCCAAAGGTTTCTCCCGCCACCAGAAGCTTGACAAGCTGGGCATGCGCGGCTCCAACACCTGCGAACTGGTGTTTCAGGATTGTGAGGTGCCGGCGGAAAATATCCTCGGAGCCGAAGGCCGTGGCGTGGCCGTGCTGATGAGCGGCCTGGATTTTGAGCGCACCGTGCTCTCCGGCGGCCCGACCGGGATCATGCAGGCCTGTATGGATGTGGTCGTGCCCTACGTGCACGAGCGCCGCCAGTTCGGCCAGTCGATCGGCGAGTTCCAGCTGATCCAAGGCAAGCTGGCCGACATGTACGCCGGGATGAACGCGTCCAAGTCCTACCTGTACAACGTGGCCAAGGCCTGCGATCGCGGCGAAGAATCGCGCAAAGACGCCGCTGCGGTGATCCTCTACACCGCCGAAATGGCCACCAAAATGGCCCTAGATACCATCCAGATCCTCGGTGGTAACGGCTATACCAACGAATACCCGGCGGGCCGCCTGCTGCGTGACGCCAAGCTGTATGAGATTGGCGCTGGCACCAGCGAAATTCGCCGCATGCTGATCGGTCGCGAGCTGTTCAACGAAACCAAATAGCACTAACTCGTAGGGTGGAAAACCGCGAAGCGTTTTCCACCAGAGCCGGTGGATGGACAAAGCGCCATCCACCCTACGGACTGAACCGGAGCCAACTCAATGGCCATCCTGCACACCCAGATTAATACCCGTTCGCCGGAGTTCGCTGCCAACACCGCCGCGATGCTCACCCAGGTGAACGACTTGCGCGCCCTGCTCGCCCGCGTTCACGAAGGCGGCGGGGCCAAGGCCCAGGAACGCCACACCTCACGCGGCAAGTTGCTGCCCCGCGAGCGTATCAACCGCCTGCTCGATGCCGGCTCGCCCTTCCTCGAAATCGGCCAGTTAGCCGCCTACGAGGTGTATGGCGAAGACGTACCAGCAGCCGGCGTGGTGGCGGGCATTGGCCGGGTTGAAGGCGTCGAATGCATGATCGTGGCCAACGACGCCACGGTAAAAGGCGGCAGCTACTACCCGCTGACGGTGAAAAAGCACCTGCGTGCGCAAACCATCGCTCAGCAGAATCGCCTGCCGTGCATCTACCTGGTCGACTCCGGCGGCGCCAACCTGCCGCGCCAAGATGAAGTATTCCCGGATCGCGAACACTTCGGTCGCATCTTCTTCAATCAGGCCAACATGAGCGCCATGGGCATTCCGCAAATCGCCGTGGTCATGGGCTCTTGCACCGCGGGCGGCGCTTACGTGCCGGCCATGGCTGATGAAGCGATCATGGTGCGCAACCAGGCCACCATCTTCCTCGCCGGCCCGCCGCTGGTAAAAGCGGCGACTGGCGAAGTGGTCAGCGCCGAAGACCTCGGCGGCGCCGATGTGCACTGTAAAACCTCAGGCGTGGCCGACCATTACGCCGACAACGATGAACACGCCCTGGCATTGGCGCGGCGCAGCATCAGCAATTTGAACTGGTGCAAGCTCGGCGTACTCAACAAGCGCGCGCCGATCAACCCGCTGTACAACGGTGACGAGCTGTACGGAGTGATCCCGGCCGACGCCAAGCAGCCGTTCGATGTGCGTGAAGTAATCGCCCGCACCGTTGACGGTAGCGTGTTCGATGAATTCAAAGCGCTGTTTGGCGCAACCCTGGTCTGCGGTTTTGCACATATCCACGGCTATCCGGTGGCGATCCTCGCCAATAACGGGATTTTGTTCGCTGAATCGGCACAAAAAGGCGCGCACTTCATCGAGCTGGCCTGCCAGCGCGGCATTCCACTGCTGTTTCTACAGAACATCACCGGCTTTATGGTCGGGCAGAAGTACGAAGCCGGCGGCATCGCCAAGCACGGCGCCAAGCTGGTCAACGCCGTGGCCTGCGCCAAGGTGCCGAAGTTCACCGTGATCATCGGTGGCAGCTTCGGCGCCGGTAACTACGGCATGTGCGGCCGCGCCTTTGAGCCACGCTTTCTGTGGATGTGGCCGAATGCGCGCATCGGCGTGATGGGCGCCGAACAGGCTGCCGGCGTGCTGGTGCAGGTTAAGCACGAGCAAGCCGCCCGCGCCGGGCATGAGTTCTCCGCAGAGGATGAGGCCAAGCTCAAGCAGCCGATCCTCGAGCAGTACGAGCGCCAGGGCCACCCCTACTACTCCAGCGCCCGACTGTGGGACGACGGCGTGATCGACCCGGCGCAAACTCGCGATGTACTGGGCCTGGCGCTGTCCGCCAGCCTCAACGCGCCAATCGAGCCGACCACCTTTGGTGTGTTCCGCATGTGACCTGCCTATGTGGGAGGGACTTTAGTCGCGACAAGTTGAAAAGAATCGCGGCTAAAGCCCCTCCCACAAGAATTGGATAATCTTTTGAGTCAGAACTCCATGACCGATTTCACCACCATCCAGCTCGAAACAGACCCACGCGGCTTCGCCACGCTATGGCTCAATCGCGCCGACAAGAACAACGCCTTTAACGCCGAGATGATTCGCGAACTGATCCTCGCCCTCGATGCGGTGATGGCCAACAAGTCCCTGCGCTTTCTGCTGCTGCGTGGCCGCGGCAAGCACTTCTCCGCTGGCGCTGATTTAGCCTGGATGCAACACGCCGCTACACTCGACTACACCGCCAATCTGGCTGACTCGCGCGAGCTGGCCGAGCTGATGCACAACCTTTACCAGTTGAAGATCCCGACCCTGGCCGTGGTCCAAGGTGCGGCCTTCGGCGGCGCGCTGGGCTTGATCAGCTGCTGCGATATGGCCATTGGCGCCAGCGATGCGCAGCTGTGCCTGTCGGAAGTGCGCATCGGTCTAGCGCCCGCTGTAATCAGCCCCTTCGTCGTGCAAGCGATTGGCGAGCGCGCGGCGCGGCGATACGCGCTAACAGCCGAGCGTTTTAGCGGTGAACGCGCGCAAGAGCTGGGCCTGTTTGCCGAAAGCTACCCGCCTACCGAACTCGACACCCAGGTAGAAAACTGGGTCGCCACCCTGCTGCTCAATAGCCCGCAGGCCATGCTGGCCAGTAAAGACCTGCTGCGTGAAGTCGGCAGTGGCGTACTGACCCCGGCCCTGCGCCGCTATACCGAAAACGCCATTGCCCGTATCCGCGTCAGTGCGGAAGGTCAGGAAGGTCTGCGCGCTTTCCTGGATAAACGCAAACCGAGCTGGCAGGAGTAATGACCATGATCATCGTCCTTGACGCAGTGGTTATTTTCGCCCTGCGCGGCCAGCTGCTCGATAAACCTAAGCCCGCCTGGCAGGAGCCATCCGCATGAGCCTCAAGCCTATCGACACATTGCTGGTAGCCAACCGTGGCGAAATCGCCTGCCGGGTGATGCACACGGCCAAAGCCATGGGCATTCGTACGGTGGCGGTACACAGCGCCATCGATGCAAACGCGCGCCATGTGCGCGAAGCCGATGTGGCAGTAAACCTCGGCGGGGCCAAGCCGGCAGACAGTTACCTGCTGGTGGATAAGCTGATCGCCGCCGCCCAGGCCAGCGGCGCCCAAGCGATTCACCCTGGCTATGGCTTTCTTTCGGAAAACGCCGGCTTTGCCCGCGCCATTGAAGCCGCTGGGCTGATCTTTCTCGGCCCGCCTGCCTCAGCCATCGATGCCATGGGCAGCAAATCCGCCGCCAAAGCCTTGATGGACGCCGCCGGCGTACCGCTGGTGCCGGGTTATCACGGCGAAGCGCAGGATGCGCAAACCTTCTGCGACGCGTCTGCGCGTATCGGCTATCCCGTACTGCTCAAAGCCACGGCAGGTGGCGGCGGCAAGGGCATGAAGGTGGTTGAACGCGAAAGCGAACTGGCCGAAGCGCTGGCCTCGGCCCAGCGCGAAGCGCAGTCGTCGTTTGGCGACTCGCGCATGCTGGTAGAGAAATACGTGCTCAAGCCACGCCATGTGGAAATCCAGGTATTCGCCGACAGCCACGGTAACTGCCTGTACCTGAATGAGCGCGACTGTTCGATCCAACGCCGTCACCAAAAAGTGGTCGAAGAAGCACCCGCACCGGGGCTTACGCCTGAGCTGCGCCGCGCCATGGGCGAAGCCGCGGTAAAAGCCGCGCAAGCCATCGGCTATGTCGGCGCTGGCACCGTGGAGTTCCTGCTGGATGAGCGCGGCGACTTCTTCTTTATGGAGATGAACACCCGCCTGCAAGTCGAGCACCCGGTCACCGAACTGATCACCGGCCTTGACCTCGTCGCTTGGCAGATCCGCGTAGCCCGTGGCGAAGCACTGCCGATCAGCCAAGAGCAAGTACCACTGATAGGCCACGCCATCGAAGTGCGCCTGTACGCCGAAGACCCGGACAACGACTTTCTCCCGGCTACCGGCACCCTGGCGCTGTACCGCGAAGCAGCAGCGGGCCCAGGCCGGCGCGTCGACAGCGGCGTCAGTGAAGGCGATGAAGTCTCGCCGTTCTACGACCCTATGCTCGGCAAGCTGATCGCCTGGGGCGAAAACCGCGAAGAGGCACGCCTGCGCCTGCTGGCCATGCTCAAGGAAACCTGCGTGGGCGGCGTGCGCACCAACCTGACATTCCTCACCCGCGTACTGGCCCACCCGGCCTTTGCCGCAGCGGAACTGGACACCGGCTTTATCCCGCGCCATGAAGCACAACTGCTGCCACCAGTGAGCGAACTGCCTGCCGAGTTCTGGCAGTTAGCCGCCGATGCCTTCGTGCAGAGCGAGGCGCCGCAGCAGCGCCATGACGACTACCACTCTCCGTGGGCCAGTAACAACGGCTTGCGCCTGGGTTTACCGGCAGAAACCGACCTGCATCTAAGCTGCCAAGGCGAACGGCAGGTGGTGCGCCTGCGTCACGCGGCCGCCGCAACGGTGCAGTTGCACGGCGAAACGCTGTCGGTGACCTGTGATGGTTTGCGCCAGCAGCATCAGGCGATCCGTCGTGGGAATACGTTGTATCTGCACTACGCCGGCGAACTGCGCAGCATTCAGCGTTTCGATCCCATCGCCGAAGTCGAAGCCAGCCACAGCCAGCACGGCGGCCTTACCGCCCCCATGAACGGCAGCATCGTGCGGGTACTGGTCGAAACCGGTCAGCAGGTCGAAGCCGGCACCGCACTGGTGGTGCTGGAAGCAATGAAGATGGAGCACAGCATCCGCGCCGCCCATGCCGGAACGATCAAGGCGCTGTATTGCAACGAAGGCGAGATGGTCAGCGAAGGCGCGGTGCTGGTCGAACTCGACGAAGCAAACACATCGGATGACGCTGTTTAAAGGATGATCCGTGGGAGGGGCTTTAGCCGCGAGCGGTATATCGCATGTCGCGGCTAAAGCCCCTCCCACAGCCCAGTGACACCAGATCAAACCATTGCAACGTAGGATGGGTTGAGCGCAACGATACCCATCAATAGGCACAACGAGGCAGCCATGAACCTACCCAAACAAGTGCGCCTGGTCGAAGTCGGCCCGCGCGACGGTTTGCAGAACGAGAAACAACCGATCAGCGTCGCCGACAAAGTGCGCTTGGTCGATGACCTGTCCGCCGCTGGGCTGGGTTATATCGAAGTCGGTAGCTTCGTCTCGCCCAAGTGGGTGCCGCAGATGGCCGGCAGCGCCGAAGTGTTTGCGCAGATCCAACAGCAACCCGGCATTACCTACGCAGCCCTCGCCCCCAATCTGCGAGGCTTTGAGGCCGCGCTTGAGGCCGGGGTAAAAGAAGTCGCCGTATTTGCTGCTGCTTCTGAGGCCTTCTCGCAAAAGAACATCAACTGCTCAATCGCCGAAAGCCTTGAACGTTTTGTGCCGCTAATGGACGCGGCCAAGCAGCACGGTGTGCGCGTGCGTGGCTATGTCTCTTGCGTACTGAGTTGCCCCTATGACGGCAGCGTGCCGCCCGAGCAGGTCGCCAGCGTAGCTCGCGAGCTGTACAAGATGGGTTGCTACGAAGTCTCGCTGGGCGACACCATCGGTGCCGGCACCGCAGGTGCAACCCGTCACCTATTTAACGTGGTTGGCCGTGAAGTACCACGCAACTTGCTGGCCGGGCATTTCCACGACACCTACGGCCAGGCCCTGACCAATATTTACGCCAGCCTGCAGGAAGGCATCAACGTATTCGACAGTTCGGTCGCCGGTTTGGGCGGTTGCCCTTACGCCAAAGGCGCAACTGGTAACGTCGCCACTGAAGATGTGTTGTATCTGCTCAATGGCTTGGGCATCGCCACTGGCATTGATATGGACAAGCTGATCGACGCTGGCCAGCGTATTTGCACGGTGCTGGACAAAGCCAACGGCTCGCGAGTGGCACGGGCCAAACTGGCCAGCCAATAACAAGCCCACAGCGGCATGGGCGGTGTCAGGCTTTCTTTACATACTGTAAAGCCCCGCCTTCAAGCACGCTGCCGATTGCCCGAGAGCGGTGCGCGCCGGCTACAGCAGCGCGGCAGGTGTGCCAGCAAAGCCACCGCCGAGGCCCATTCACGCATCCGGCGACCCGCTAGGCTTGCAGCAATAAGCCGGCTTATCGCGCCGGCATAACAAGAACTGAGGAAGCATGATGCAACAGCCCCTATGGACGCCTTCTGCCGAACGTATTGCAGCGACGCGGATGGATGCCTTCCGGCGTTTCGTCAATCAGCGCCACAATCTGCAACTGGCCGATTACCCAGCCCTGCACGCCTGGAGTGTGGATCAGCGCGAGGTGTTCTGGCAGGCCATCGTCGAGTTCTTCGAGGTTCGCTTCAGCGGCAAAGCCG encodes the following:
- a CDS encoding MerR family transcriptional regulator, producing the protein MSVITYSISELARELDITTRAIRFYEEQQMLSPERRGLERIYTAKDKVTLKLILRGKRIGFSLAECKELIELYDPVHGNHKQLHTFMSKIAERRAQLQQQLLDIEQMQLELDTAEERCLAALSETDKKQVFTS
- a CDS encoding isovaleryl-CoA dehydrogenase, whose product is MSYPSLNFGLGETIDMLRDAVRQFAQGELAPRAAQIDRDNEFPMDMWRKFGDMGLLGMTVAEEYGGTNMGYLAHVVAMEEISRASASVGLSYGAHSNLCLNQIHKNGTPEQKAKYLPKLCSGEHIGALAMSEPNAGSDVVSMKLRADRKGDHYVLNGNKMWITNGPDAHTYVIYAKTDVAAGSKGMTAFIVERDAKGFSRHQKLDKLGMRGSNTCELVFQDCEVPAENILGAEGRGVAVLMSGLDFERTVLSGGPTGIMQACMDVVVPYVHERRQFGQSIGEFQLIQGKLADMYAGMNASKSYLYNVAKACDRGEESRKDAAAVILYTAEMATKMALDTIQILGGNGYTNEYPAGRLLRDAKLYEIGAGTSEIRRMLIGRELFNETK
- a CDS encoding carboxyl transferase domain-containing protein; translation: MAILHTQINTRSPEFAANTAAMLTQVNDLRALLARVHEGGGAKAQERHTSRGKLLPRERINRLLDAGSPFLEIGQLAAYEVYGEDVPAAGVVAGIGRVEGVECMIVANDATVKGGSYYPLTVKKHLRAQTIAQQNRLPCIYLVDSGGANLPRQDEVFPDREHFGRIFFNQANMSAMGIPQIAVVMGSCTAGGAYVPAMADEAIMVRNQATIFLAGPPLVKAATGEVVSAEDLGGADVHCKTSGVADHYADNDEHALALARRSISNLNWCKLGVLNKRAPINPLYNGDELYGVIPADAKQPFDVREVIARTVDGSVFDEFKALFGATLVCGFAHIHGYPVAILANNGILFAESAQKGAHFIELACQRGIPLLFLQNITGFMVGQKYEAGGIAKHGAKLVNAVACAKVPKFTVIIGGSFGAGNYGMCGRAFEPRFLWMWPNARIGVMGAEQAAGVLVQVKHEQAARAGHEFSAEDEAKLKQPILEQYERQGHPYYSSARLWDDGVIDPAQTRDVLGLALSASLNAPIEPTTFGVFRM
- a CDS encoding gamma-carboxygeranoyl-CoA hydratase, giving the protein MTDFTTIQLETDPRGFATLWLNRADKNNAFNAEMIRELILALDAVMANKSLRFLLLRGRGKHFSAGADLAWMQHAATLDYTANLADSRELAELMHNLYQLKIPTLAVVQGAAFGGALGLISCCDMAIGASDAQLCLSEVRIGLAPAVISPFVVQAIGERAARRYALTAERFSGERAQELGLFAESYPPTELDTQVENWVATLLLNSPQAMLASKDLLREVGSGVLTPALRRYTENAIARIRVSAEGQEGLRAFLDKRKPSWQE
- a CDS encoding acetyl/propionyl/methylcrotonyl-CoA carboxylase subunit alpha, translated to MSLKPIDTLLVANRGEIACRVMHTAKAMGIRTVAVHSAIDANARHVREADVAVNLGGAKPADSYLLVDKLIAAAQASGAQAIHPGYGFLSENAGFARAIEAAGLIFLGPPASAIDAMGSKSAAKALMDAAGVPLVPGYHGEAQDAQTFCDASARIGYPVLLKATAGGGGKGMKVVERESELAEALASAQREAQSSFGDSRMLVEKYVLKPRHVEIQVFADSHGNCLYLNERDCSIQRRHQKVVEEAPAPGLTPELRRAMGEAAVKAAQAIGYVGAGTVEFLLDERGDFFFMEMNTRLQVEHPVTELITGLDLVAWQIRVARGEALPISQEQVPLIGHAIEVRLYAEDPDNDFLPATGTLALYREAAAGPGRRVDSGVSEGDEVSPFYDPMLGKLIAWGENREEARLRLLAMLKETCVGGVRTNLTFLTRVLAHPAFAAAELDTGFIPRHEAQLLPPVSELPAEFWQLAADAFVQSEAPQQRHDDYHSPWASNNGLRLGLPAETDLHLSCQGERQVVRLRHAAAATVQLHGETLSVTCDGLRQQHQAIRRGNTLYLHYAGELRSIQRFDPIAEVEASHSQHGGLTAPMNGSIVRVLVETGQQVEAGTALVVLEAMKMEHSIRAAHAGTIKALYCNEGEMVSEGAVLVELDEANTSDDAV